One window of Bactrocera tryoni isolate S06 chromosome 2, CSIRO_BtryS06_freeze2, whole genome shotgun sequence genomic DNA carries:
- the LOC120768111 gene encoding larval serum protein 1 beta chain-like has protein sequence MRCALACFVSIVGCVLVAGQILEPTQQMKYADKVFLEKQKFLLEIVHRIENPLLFEEYLKYAKDFHFEKTDYMQYDYYMEKFVGAYKAGYILPRGEFFGALVKSHIMQALGLFNHFYYAKDFETFMRVASWARVHVSEGMFVYALNLAIIHRDDSEGLILPTIYEMLPQHFFTSKLVYEAQRFDYDVWSKQIMYEKEYKDYLYQDNKEAYSTHAHIYTKDWKTWQWWKMMGLAEHWYAVDGAQVLTGVSSVNADILKDTHIYFMPTDYTRNVEWYNEQSKLSYFTEDVEWNAYWYYAHMDYAYFLNSSQYDFASERRGEYWAHNMQTMLARYYWERLTQELGEIPEYSSGITYEEGYQPQLNSYNGIKFGFRENDFDPKHYTNFDQFNRFMFYYRRVTVLLEQGHITTGNGTVIDLRKPESIEVMANLLEGNADLFDSHYEIYWRVLSHMYFTGAEPNALHVLPHIFINYETMFRDPFTYSYYKRFYQVLYKFSSLLPAYTKTDLLLPGVSVMDVQVSELLTYFDYSDFDVSTLLNDKMVFDDGQYVWNKMLLARQQRLNHKPFTMDYIITADKPQKVVIRAFLGPKFDSNRRVLSLAQNRENFIEIDEFIYQLAAGENKIQRNSDDFYWTIGERSTYTALYKSVMLAYEGKQQFVVNATQPHNGFPDRLLLPRGWAKGFPMQLFFFVAPYNGAHEHYPSYEHTSFAGGIGSGKRYIDDMPLNYPFDRPIDEVEFFVPNMFIRNVKVYHEDRLEKYQEHNYANFGSFDYSN, from the exons ATGCGCTGTGCCTTAGCTTGCTTCGTCAGCATTGTGGGCTGCGTGCTCGTAGCTGGACAAATCTTAGAGCCAACACAGCAGATGAAATATGCCGATAAGGTATtcttagaaaaacaaaaatttctgctCGAAATAGTGCATCGCATTGAAAACCCACTGTTGTTCGAAGAGTATCTCAAATATGCTAAGGACTTCCATTTCGAGAAAACGGATTATATG CAATATGACTACTACATGGAGAAATTTGTCGGCGCCTACAAGGCAGGCTACATACTACCACGTGGTGAATTCTTTGGCGCTTTGGTGAAATCGCACATAATGCAAGCGTTGGGTCTCTTCAATCACTTCTACTACGCCAAGGACTTTGAGACGTTCATGCGCGTTGCCAGCTGGGCGCGTGTGCACGTCAGCGAAGGCATGTTCGTGTATGCGCTCAACTTGGCGATCATACATCGTGACGACAGCGAAGGCCTAATATTGCCAACCATCTACGAAATGTTGCCACAACACTTTTTCACCAGTAAATTGGTATACGAAGCGCAAAGATTCGATTACGATGTGTGGAGCAAGCAGATTATGTACGAGAAGGAGTACAAGGACTACCTGTATCAGGATAATAAGGAAGCTTAtagcacacacgcacatatttacactaAAGATTGGAAGACCTGGCAATGGTGGAAGATGATGGGCTTGGCTGAGCACTGGTATGCGGTAGATGGCGCGCAGGTGCTAACTGGCGTTTCGTCGGTAAACGCGGATATACTTAAGGACACACACATTTACTTTATGCCCACAGATTATACACGCAATGTGGAATGGTACAACGAACAGTCGAAATTATCCTACTTCACCGAGGATGTGGAGTGGAATGCCTATTGGTACTACGCGCATATGGATTATGCTTACTTCTTGAACAGCAGCCAATATGACTTTGCGTCGGAGCGACGCGGTGAGTACTGGGCGCATAATATGCAGACGATGTTGGCGCGTTACTATTGGGAGCGTTTAACGCAAGAACTCGGCGAAATACCTGAATACTCTTCGGGTATCACTTACGAGGAGGGCTATCAGCCGCAATTGAACAGTTATAACGGCATCAAGTTCGGTTTTAGGGAGAACGATTTCGATCCCAAGCATTATACGAATTTCGATCAATTCAACCGTTTCATGTTCTACTACCGACGTGTGACGGTACTGCTCGAGCAGGGTCACATCACCACCGGCAATGGCACTGTGATTGATTTGCGTAAACCCGAGTCAATTGAGGTTATGGCAAATCTGTTGGAAGGTAATGctgatttatttgattcacaCTACGAAATCTATTGGCGTGTGCTCTCGCATATGTATTTTACTGGCGCTGAGCCCAATGCTTTGCAtgtgttgccacatattttcattaattacgAAACCATGTTCCGCGATCCGTTCACATACAGTTACTACAAACGCTTCTATCAGGTGTTGTATAAATTTAGCTCGTTGCTACCGGCATACACGAAAACCGATTTGCTGTTGCCTGGCGTTAGCGTAATGGATGTGCAAGTGAGTGAGCTGTTGACCTACTTCGATTACAGCGATTTTGATGTGAGCACTTTGCTGAATGACAAAATGGTGTTCGACGATGGTCAATATGTTTGGAATAAAATGTTGTTGGCCCGTCAACAGCGTCTCAATCACAAGCCATTTACCATGGATTACATCATCACGGCTGATAAGCCGCAAAAGGTTGTGATACGCGCCTTCCTTGGTCCCAAATTTGACTCAAATAGACGCGTCTTATCTTTGGCACAAAATCGtgagaatttcattgaaattgatgAGTTCATTTACCAGCTCGCCGCTGGTGAGAATAAAATTCAACGCAACTCAGACGACTTCTATTGGACCATTGGGGAGCGCAGCACGTACACCGCGCTGTACAAGTCGGTAATGCTCGCTTACGAAGGTAAAcagcaatttgttgtgaatgcCACGCAGCCTCATAATGGCTTCCCTGATCGTCTGCTATTGCCGCGTGGTTGGGCCAAGGGTTTCCCAATGCAGCTGTTCTTCTTTGTGGCTCCATATAATGGCGCACATGAGCACTATCCTAGTTATGAGCATACTTCGTTCGCTGGTGGCATCGGTTCGGGTAAACGCTATATTGATGATATGCCACTGAACTATCCTTTCGATCGCCCGATCGACGAAGTTGAGttctttgtgccaaatatgTTTATAAGGAACGTTAAGGTGTACCATGAGGATAGATTGGAGAAATATCAGGAACATAATTATGCCAATTTCGGCAGCTTTGATTActcgaattga